CTACCCCTATCAATTTAGGCTATTTCCGGCAAAATTCAAAGGTCTCAGACCTTTGAAAAACTGAAAAATGTGGTTTTGAGGGCGCAATCAGGACATAGAATGGTCGAAAAAATGTTCTGAGCATTGAAAAACCATTTTTCAAAGCTTTCCAGCCTTGTGGGCAGGAAACTTCACATAACCGTTTTAAATGAAATACACTATTTTTGCAAATGTTTCTGAAAGGCAGATAATAAAAATAAAGAAAAAGACAAAAAGGGAGTTGTTAGAGGATGAGCTGGTTTTTTGCTTGCAATATCCCAATGACACGGTGAGCTTTTTGGGATTTGAGGTGGAATATGGTAAAATATAAATTACCTTCCATGAAAAAATCGAATAACCATCATTTTGAGCTTATATTGACAGAACTGGAACAGGATACTGATATTGCCTAAATAATATCAATATTTTTTACCATATTTTTCTCTTTAGCCAAACCTCTTGATAGAACCTTCCTATGCATAAGAATATGGCAAGCATAAACAATCCTATCATAAAGGTAGGAGCCGTATTAAACTTTTCGTCCAGCCAGTATCCTATATAGAAAAACAGAAACGAGGAAACAACAAGGACAAATCCCCATGCACTCAACATCAGTATGGCTGAATATGATATTTTGTTTTTTTTACTTCTAACCGCTAACATTTTTCCAACCCTCCCCTCTAAAATGAGGTGGAAGATGAGTCCCCCGCCCTGCCGGATGAGGAACTCACCTTTTAGCTGACGATAGATCTAAGGACATCTACTACAGGTGCGGTAAAGAGGGCAATGAGAATAGCATAAAGCGCGAAGGAACCGATAGCTTCGCTGAGATACATTCTCTGATATTTGTACTTAAGAGAAGTGATGATCAAACCGCCGATAATTAAACATCCCAGATGAAAGTAAGGGAAATTGCTCGCTCCTGTAGCGACATATTCGGCATATCCGAATGTAGCTGTGGTCAGCACCACAAAAACCGCGACTATTGCTGTTGAAAGTGTCTTTTTCATGATTTAAGCCTCCTTTCTGTCTCTCCGTTTTCTTCTTTACCTTTTAAGAATGAAATTATCATGCCAGTTTGAGTAATTTCTGCAAAAAACTTGTAACACTTTAATGTTCAAGACATATATGTAGATTGTAATGATTTATTGATTTAGAAATACGGTGTAAGAATGGAAAATATTGAAAAAAACGTTAAACGGGATTGAATGAAAATTTGAATAATATATACGGGAATTATTTGCTCAAAGGTTGATGGCTTCGTAAAAAGTCATTTTTTGTCACCCAAAATCATGTCCTGAACTTGTTTCAGGATCATTCAGGGTCTCCAACTTACTGAAATAATTAGATGCTGAAACAAGTGAGATCCTGAAACGAGTTCAGGATGACAAATGGTGCAGTTTATGACTTTTTACGATCTTGTCAAGGTTGATGGCTTCGTAAAAAGTAAAGCTCCACGCCTGTAAGGCGGGGCTTGGGGGGCTTGGGGGTATTGAATGAAGTTAACGAGAAAAACCTTGAAGCGAAAAATGTTTATTGTTAACATGCAAACCAATATTTGGCTGTTAGCTTACACCAAAGTTCTACAAGGAATAGGTTTTTATGCGAGTCGTTGTTCAAAGAGTTGATTATGCTAAAGTTAGTGTAGGTGAGCAGGAAATATCATCCATAGGCAGGGGCATCCTGATTCTGCTCGGAGTTGAAAAAGGAGATGGGAGAGAGGATGCGGATTACCTTCTTGAAAAGGTAGCCAATCTCAGGATATTTGAGGATTCTGATGGAAAGATGAACCTCTCTCTACTGGAGATCTCGGGCAGCATGCTTGTGGTATCTCAATTTACCTTACTGGCTGACTGTCGTAAAGGAAGAAGGCCGTCTTTTGGATACGCAGCGGAGCCTGAACTGGCCAGTGAGCTTTACGAATATTTTGTAAAGAAGGCAAACAGTATGATAAGTGTGGTAAAAGAAGGGAAATTTCAGGAGATGATGAAGATTGAGCTGATAAATAATGGTCCAGTGACCATTCTTCTTGATAGCAGAAAGGTTTTTTAACTATCATCTGTCAGATTTCAGCAAAAATAAAGGATTGGAAGGTTACAGACGAACAACCATTCATTTTGTCTTGCTGACAGGGTGTTTACATGAAAACAACCAATGGTGACGGTATTACTCCATGCAATATCAGAATAGATAAAGAAGGTGTGTGGTATTACAGAGATGTAGAGATGTTTAGAAAGGAGATAGTCAACTTTTTTTATAAAAACCTGAAACGGGATGAGCTGGGAAGATATATTGTCGAAATTAAAGATGAGAGGTGCTATCTGGATGTCGAGGATACCCCGTTTGTGGTGAAAATGGTTCGCCAATCACGTTCAAAAGGTGTTAAAGGTAAGGCTTTATACATTCTGCTGAACGATCAGACAGAAGAGAAACTGGATCCGAGCACACTCTGGATAGAAAAAGATAATGTCCTGTATTGTTCTGTAAAAAATAATAAGTTTTACGCAAGGTTTTTGAGGGCAAGTTACTATCAAATTGCAAACTACATAGAATATGATAGAGAAAGAAACGATTATTTCATTCCACTTGACGGCTGTCATTATTATATAAGAAACGTTGCAGAAAAGAGAAGCTGAAAGCTTATGTCAACTGCTATTGATGCACTCGTAAAAAGTCAGAAAGTGTGCTCTTTGTCGTCCTGAACTTGTTTCAGGATCTCACTTGTTTCAGCATCTAATTATTTCAGCAAGTTAGAGACCCTGAATGATCCTGAAACAAGTTCAGGACATGATTTTGGGTGACAGAAAAAGACTTTTTACGAGATTGTCGCTATTGGCTATCACACATGTAAAATCAAACCTTAGCGCAGGGCTTTAGCCCTGCACTACTTTAGTTATTTTAACTCACTTTAAACTTTAGTCACTTTTATTATGTACGGAGGCGTAAAATGTTAGAAGATGAAATAAAAGAGGGTCTTACCTTTGATGATCTTTTGCTCATTCCGGCAGAATCGAGTGTCCTACCGAGGGACGTCAGTGTTTTTACATTACTTACAAATAATATACGTTTAAATGTTCCTTTAATGAGTGCGGCAATGGATACCGTAACAGAGTCCGAAACCGCCATATGCATGGCCCAGGAAGGTGGGATAGGAATCATTCACAGGAATATGAGTATCGAAAGGCAAGCTCTTGAGATCGATAAAGTAAAAAAATCGGAGAGTGGTATGATTGTTGATCCGATAACCGTAGAGCCTGAACAAAAAGTAAGTGATGCCCTCGATATAATGAGCAGGTACAGGATATCAGGTGTTCCTGTCGTAAAGAATCATAGACTTGTGGGGATCCTGACGAATCGTGATCTCAGGTTTGAAACTAATCTTGATCAACCGGTTTCCAACGTTATGACCAGTGAGAATCTGGTGACAGTTTCTGTAAATATTTCACTCGAAGATTCAAAAAAACTACTCCATAAACACAGAATTGAAAAGCTCCTTGTTGTAGATGATGAATATAATTTAAAGGGGCTGATTACAATTAAAGATATAGAAAAAATAAAGAAATATCCTAATTCCTGTAAGGATTCCCTGGGAAGGTTGAGGGTAGGCGGTGCAGTTGGAATAATCGATAGAGATGAAAGAATCGATGCCCTGCTCGCTGCCGGCGCTGATGTTATAGTCATCGATACCTCACATGGTCATTCTGCAGGAGTTCTCAACGCTATAAAAGATACTAAGATCAATTTCCCCGGGTGCGAACTTATAGCAGGAAATGTGGCGTCGGCTGAAGGGGCGGAAGCTTTGATAAAAGCCGGTGTAGATGCAGTTAAGGTAGGAGTCGGTCCCGGTTCCATATGCACCACAAGAGTTATAGCGGGAGTCGGCATCCCCCAGATGACCGCCATTAAAGATTCTTGCAAGGCAGCTTCAAAATACGGTGTCCCAGTCATAGCCGACGGCGGTATCAAGTTTTCCGGTGATATAGTAAAGGCTCTTGGCGCAGGTGCCCACTGTGTAATGATAGGAGGCCTCTTTGCTGGAACAGAAGAAACTCCCGGCGATACAATTCTCTTTCAGGGAAGAACCTATAAAGTATACAGGGGAATGGGCTCTCTTGAGGCGATGAAGGAAGGGAGCAGGGACAGGTATATGCAGGATGATATAGAGAGCACCCTGAAACTCGTTCCGGAAGGGATAGAGGGCAGGGTTCCCTTCAGGGGGTCACTCTCCGCAAGCATATATCAATTGATCGGAGGACTTAAGGCAGGGATGGGTTACGTCGGGTGCAACACAATAGAAGAACTCAGGGAAAAAGCTCGGTTCGTACGCATAACGCAGTCAGGTCTTCGAGAAAGCCATGTCCACGATGTTATAATAACTAAGGAAGCACCGAATTACTGGCTGGATTAGACGCTTACTGTTTCAACATCGACAATAGTTTGCCGATATGACAAATCCTTCTATAATAATTATTGATTAAGAGTGAGCTAAAGTGCCTAAAGTTGATGTGCTCGTAAAAAGTCAAAATACCCGTCACTCCCGCGAAAGCGGGAGTCCATAACAGCTTGAAATTGCTGGATTCCCGCTTTCGCGGGAATGACAAAAATGAGGTAATGCAGACTTTTTGCGAACTTGTCAAAGTTGAAGAATGCGCTTTCAGCGCAGCCTGTTTTAAATTTAACCGCGCCGAAGGCGTGTACATTAACTTTAGCTCACTTTAGGCACTTTACACTTCACACTTCTTTAACTTTTGGATTTGCGGCTTTGCCGCCTCAGGATACAATTCATGAAACACTCAGATTTCGTCCATCTTCACGTACATACACAATACAGCCTCCTTGACGGGGCAATTCGCCTGGATAATCTCTTTAAAAGGGCAAAAGAATATAAAATGCCGGCCATTGCCATTACAGATCATGGCAATATGTTCGGGGTGATTGACTTCTACCAGAACGCTTACCGATATGGAATCAAACCGATTATCGGATGTGAACTCTATGTTGCTCCAAGAAGTCGCCTGGAAAAGGATTCCAGCCAAATAGGGGAAGTAGCATTTCATCTTACCGTCCTTGTCACGAATATGGAAGGATATAAAAATCTCATAAAGTTAACGACTGCCGGATATCTGGAGGGATTTTACTATCGTCCCAGAGTGGATAAAGAAATTTTATTACAGCATAGTGAAGGGCTTATAGGTATGAGCGGATGTTTGCATGGTGAGATACCGTGGCTTTTACTGAAAGGAAACAGGGATGAGGCAAAGAAGGTTGCTGAAGAATATCGAGGAATATTCGGTGAAGAGAGATTTTACCTTGAGATAATGGAGAACGGTCTTCCTGATCAGAAAATGGTCAATGCTGAACTGATCGAAATCAGCAGGGAACTTTCTATTCCCCTCGTTGCTACAAATGATTGTCATTATCTAAACAGGGAAGATGCTGAGGCACATGACGTTCTTCTATGCATACAGACCGGCAAGACAGTAGATGATAATGACAGGATGAGCTTCAAAACCGACGAGTTCTATTTTAAGTCTCCCGATGAGATGAAGCAAAGCTTTAACTATTGTCCTGAAGCCATTGATAACACGGTAAGGATTGCGGAGCGGTGCAATCTAAGCCTAAATTTTAAAAATATTTTTCTGCCACATTTTGAGATAAACGGAGAAGAAACTCTTGATGGGGATCTGAGGGGAGAAGAAGCTCTTGATAGACATCTGAGCAAGGAAGCCAAAAGTGGACTGGAAAAACTGATGCCGATCATTCTTAAAGGGCAAGATAATAACCTCCGCGATGATTATGAAAAACGGCTGAATCATGAACTTGAAATCATCAAGTCTATGGGGTTTGCCGGTTATTTTCTGATCGTCTCCGATTTTGTCAACTATGCTAAGAACAAAAACATTCCCGTAGGTCCCGGGAGAGGGTCGGCTGCCGGGAGCCTTGTTGCTTACTCCCTTCGAATTACTGATATTGACCCGATACGCTATGGACTGTTCTTTGAAAGGTTTCTTAATCCGAGCAGAAAAAGTATGCCGGACATAGATATTGATTTCTGTGTGGAGGGAAGGGACGATGTAATCAAGTACGTGACCGAAAAGTACGGCAGTGACCGGGTAGCTCAGATTATTACATTTGGCAAGATGCAGGCAAAAGCGGTTATCAGAGATGTGGGAAGAGCACTGAATATGACCTATGGCGAAGTGGACAGGATTGCTAAAATGGTCCCCAATGTCCTCAATATCACCCTCGATGATGCCATCAAGACGGAACCACGTCTCAGGGAGGAGGAAAAAAATAACGAAAAGGTGAGGAAACTGCTGTCACTTTCCCGGTCACTGGAAGGTTTGAACAGGCACTCGTCCACCCATGCAGCCGGTGTGGTTATTTCGGATAAACCATTGGTAGAACGTGCCCCACTTTGTAAGAGCCCTAAGGATGAAATAGTTACGCAATTTTCGATGAATGATCTTCAGTCGGTTGGCCTGACAAAATTTGATTTTTTAGGGTTAAAGACTCTCACGGTGATCAGGGATACCCTTCATTTTGTTAAACAGAATAAAGGTGAGGAAATTGATATCAATACCCTTCCTCTTGATGACAGTCTCACCTATCAATTGCTTTTGAGAGGGGAGACAGATGGTGTTTTTCAGTTGGAAAGTTCCGGGATGAAGGAAATCCTTCTCAGCATGAAACCTGATTGTATTGAAGATATTATAGCTCTTATAGCACTTTATAGACCGGGTCCATTACAGAGCGGTATGGTTTCCGAATATATATCGAGGAAGCAGGGTAAGACAAAGATTGTCTATGAAGTCCCTCGGTTAGAAGAAATTTTAAAGGAAACCTATGGCGTGATTCTTTATCAGGAACAGGTAATGCAGATAGCCAGTGCTCTCGGCAATTATACAATGGGTGAGGCGGATAACCTCCGGAAGGCGATGAGCAAAAAAAGGGCGTCTGTTATGGAAAAAGAACGGCCTAAGTTTCTATCGGGTGCAAAGAAAAAGAAGATACCGGAAAACAAGGCGAATAAGATATTTGAACAGATGGAAACCTTTGCCGGATATGGGTTTAACAAATCCCACAGCACCGCCTACGCCATGATATCGTATCAGACCGCTTACCTGAAGGCACACTATCCTGTTGAGTTTATGGCGTCTCTCCTCACAAGCGAAAAGAATAATAGAGATAAGATCATAAAACATATCAGCGTATGCAAAGATATGGGGATCAAAGTTCTTCCTCCCGATATCAACGAGTCTCTGAGGGACTTTAGTGTAGCGGGTGATAGCATAAGATTTGGTCTTGCCGCCGTGAAAAATGTAGGTGTAGGTGCAATTGATTCTATAATATCCGTAAGATGCGATGCAGGAAAATTTAGTTCATTTTATGATTTCATAAGCGGGGGGAATCTCCAGAAGATAAACAAGAGGGTAATTGAAAGCCTCATTAAGTGCGGCTCTTTTGATTCAATGGAATATAAGAGACGGCAGTTGATGGAAAACTACGAAAAAATAATGGATGTAGCGGTAAGACATCACAAGGATAGGATCAGTAATCAATCCGGGCTCTTTGATCAATTCGATACAGGAAATTTTTCTAAAGAGATCGAAATGGAGGAGGTTGATGAGTGGGATCAGAAGAAATTGCTTTCCTTTGAAAAAGAAACCCTTGGGTTTTATATAACAGGTCACCCGCTTTTAAGATTTGTAGATAGTTTAAATAAGGTTACGGATACCGACTCGGAGAGCATTACAGAAAGAGAGGATAGAGAAACAGTTGCATTTGGAGGCATCGTCAGTGACATCCGAGAGGTTACCACAAAGAAAAAAGAAACAATGGCATATGTTACAATTGAGGACATGAAAGGCTCTGTTAGCGTTATCGTATTTGCTGATTTGTACAGGAAGGCTTTTTCCATTCTTCATGGTGAGGAACCGGTTCTTATAAAGGGAACTCTGGATGTAAACGAGGAAAGCATCAAGGTTATAGCATCTGATGCAAATATCCTTGCAGATGCACTGGAAAAGCCTTTTAGCTCGGTACATTTCACGGTTGACGTCGGAAAATCGGAAGGAAAAGATATTGAGTTAATAAAAGAGTTGCTCCAGAAGCATAAAGGTAAGTATGATGGGTATATTCATTTAATCGTAGCCGATAAAAGTGAAACAGTAATATATCTGGGAAAGGACCTGAAACTCAATATATCGGATGATATGAAGAGAGAAGCGGACAATGTCCTGGGTCCGGGAGCGACACAGTTTAAATGAATAGTTTTGAGTTCCGAGTTCAAAGTTCCGGGTTTGGGGCTCAATTTATTTTTGCTTTTCACGGCTCGTAACTTTGATGTACTCGTAAAAAGTCTTTCTTTGTCACCCAAAATCATGTCCTGAACTTGTTTCAGGATCATTCAGGGTCTCCTGAGATTCTGAAATAAATTCAGAATGACAAGAGTGGATACTGAGATAATTAGATGCTGAAACAAGTGAGATCCTGAAACGAGTTCAGGATGACAAGTTGTGCAGTTTATCACTTTTCACGGCTCGTAACTTTGAACTTTAAACCTTGAACTTGAAACTTTAATAAATGAAATATCAGGAAAGGACTTACAGGAACAGAGTTTCGAAAAAAGAAAATCTGGTTTCTTTTCAAATAAAGGTTGGTGAAACTGACCTCTATATCAGTGCCGGTAAGAATCTGGCAGACATAGCCCGTAAGTCTGTTCATAAGTACAGGAGGTTTATTGAGGAATACATCAAACATCGGCCTCAATTCTTAGATTCACTTGTGCCCATCAATCCTGATGAAATGGCACCGGCTATCATAAAAGATATGCTAAAAGCTTCGAGAATTTCGGGAGTGGGGCCTATGGCTTCTGTGGCCGGAGCTGTTGCCCAGCATGTAGGAATAGATCTTTTAGAGCACTCTGATGATATCATAGTGGAAAACGGTGGTGACATATTCTTGAAATCTGAAAGTGAAATAACCATCGGGATATTTGCCGGTGAGTCTCCCATGAGTCACAAGGTTGCCCTGAAAATACGTCCTGAGGATATGCCCCTTGGTATTTGTACTTCTTCAGGTACAGTCGGCCATTCATTGAGCCTGGGCAGGGCTGACGCTGTGTGTGTGACATCTAAATCAGCATCTCTGGCTGATGCTGCCGCGACATCTATCGGGAATCGAGTCAGGAAGGAAAAGGATATTAAAAAGGCCCTTAATTTTGGTGCAGAGATTGAAGGCGTACTCGGCATACTGATCATTGTTGGAGACAAACTGGGGGCGTATGGAGCGATAGAATTAGTGTGATTGCTTATATGAAAGTTCCGAGTTCAGAGTTCAAAGTTCCGAGTTGTAGGGTGGGCGCTGCCCACCAACTTTCTTATTGTGGGTAGCATGGACAAACTTGTTTGTCCGTGCCACCCTGACGGTTGATCCCTGTTAACTGGCATGAAGGTTTGGTGTAATGTGAAAAACCCTGACATTGACAGATTGAAAATAGCCCTTCTTCACTATTCCTGTCCCCATGTTGTTGGTGGTGTTGAGGAGGTTATCGGACAGCAGGCTTCACTCTTCCACCGGCATGGACATGAAGTGAAGATTATTGCCGGGAAGGGGGATGTTTTTACGGAAGAGTTTCCCGTGATAATTAATCCCCTCTTTTCCTCTACGAATACCTTTGTTAACAGGGCACAGCAGGAACTTATAAATGGAAAACGCTTGCACTTCGATGATTTGATCGAAAACATATTTGTGGAGTTGAAGAGTGAACTTGAATCATTCGATTTCCTTATCGCTCATAATGTAATGACCATGCCGTATAATCTTCCCCTGATCTTTGCCATCAAAAAACTGGCAGATTACGAAAAGGTGAAGGTGATAAGCTGGAATCATGACTCCTGCTATTTTTTCCCTGACTGTCCTGATGTTTACCATTCAGAACCATGGGATATCCTCAAA
This portion of the Syntrophales bacterium genome encodes:
- a CDS encoding UPF0280 family protein: MKYQERTYRNRVSKKENLVSFQIKVGETDLYISAGKNLADIARKSVHKYRRFIEEYIKHRPQFLDSLVPINPDEMAPAIIKDMLKASRISGVGPMASVAGAVAQHVGIDLLEHSDDIIVENGGDIFLKSESEITIGIFAGESPMSHKVALKIRPEDMPLGICTSSGTVGHSLSLGRADAVCVTSKSASLADAAATSIGNRVRKEKDIKKALNFGAEIEGVLGILIIVGDKLGAYGAIELV
- the dtd gene encoding D-aminoacyl-tRNA deacylase — its product is MRVVVQRVDYAKVSVGEQEISSIGRGILILLGVEKGDGREDADYLLEKVANLRIFEDSDGKMNLSLLEISGSMLVVSQFTLLADCRKGRRPSFGYAAEPELASELYEYFVKKANSMISVVKEGKFQEMMKIELINNGPVTILLDSRKVF
- a CDS encoding AtpZ/AtpI family protein, which encodes MLAVRSKKNKISYSAILMLSAWGFVLVVSSFLFFYIGYWLDEKFNTAPTFMIGLFMLAIFLCIGRFYQEVWLKRKIW
- the guaB gene encoding IMP dehydrogenase; translated protein: MLEDEIKEGLTFDDLLLIPAESSVLPRDVSVFTLLTNNIRLNVPLMSAAMDTVTESETAICMAQEGGIGIIHRNMSIERQALEIDKVKKSESGMIVDPITVEPEQKVSDALDIMSRYRISGVPVVKNHRLVGILTNRDLRFETNLDQPVSNVMTSENLVTVSVNISLEDSKKLLHKHRIEKLLVVDDEYNLKGLITIKDIEKIKKYPNSCKDSLGRLRVGGAVGIIDRDERIDALLAAGADVIVIDTSHGHSAGVLNAIKDTKINFPGCELIAGNVASAEGAEALIKAGVDAVKVGVGPGSICTTRVIAGVGIPQMTAIKDSCKAASKYGVPVIADGGIKFSGDIVKALGAGAHCVMIGGLFAGTEETPGDTILFQGRTYKVYRGMGSLEAMKEGSRDRYMQDDIESTLKLVPEGIEGRVPFRGSLSASIYQLIGGLKAGMGYVGCNTIEELREKARFVRITQSGLRESHVHDVIITKEAPNYWLD
- a CDS encoding DNA polymerase III subunit alpha, whose amino-acid sequence is MKHSDFVHLHVHTQYSLLDGAIRLDNLFKRAKEYKMPAIAITDHGNMFGVIDFYQNAYRYGIKPIIGCELYVAPRSRLEKDSSQIGEVAFHLTVLVTNMEGYKNLIKLTTAGYLEGFYYRPRVDKEILLQHSEGLIGMSGCLHGEIPWLLLKGNRDEAKKVAEEYRGIFGEERFYLEIMENGLPDQKMVNAELIEISRELSIPLVATNDCHYLNREDAEAHDVLLCIQTGKTVDDNDRMSFKTDEFYFKSPDEMKQSFNYCPEAIDNTVRIAERCNLSLNFKNIFLPHFEINGEETLDGDLRGEEALDRHLSKEAKSGLEKLMPIILKGQDNNLRDDYEKRLNHELEIIKSMGFAGYFLIVSDFVNYAKNKNIPVGPGRGSAAGSLVAYSLRITDIDPIRYGLFFERFLNPSRKSMPDIDIDFCVEGRDDVIKYVTEKYGSDRVAQIITFGKMQAKAVIRDVGRALNMTYGEVDRIAKMVPNVLNITLDDAIKTEPRLREEEKNNEKVRKLLSLSRSLEGLNRHSSTHAAGVVISDKPLVERAPLCKSPKDEIVTQFSMNDLQSVGLTKFDFLGLKTLTVIRDTLHFVKQNKGEEIDINTLPLDDSLTYQLLLRGETDGVFQLESSGMKEILLSMKPDCIEDIIALIALYRPGPLQSGMVSEYISRKQGKTKIVYEVPRLEEILKETYGVILYQEQVMQIASALGNYTMGEADNLRKAMSKKRASVMEKERPKFLSGAKKKKIPENKANKIFEQMETFAGYGFNKSHSTAYAMISYQTAYLKAHYPVEFMASLLTSEKNNRDKIIKHISVCKDMGIKVLPPDINESLRDFSVAGDSIRFGLAAVKNVGVGAIDSIISVRCDAGKFSSFYDFISGGNLQKINKRVIESLIKCGSFDSMEYKRRQLMENYEKIMDVAVRHHKDRISNQSGLFDQFDTGNFSKEIEMEEVDEWDQKKLLSFEKETLGFYITGHPLLRFVDSLNKVTDTDSESITEREDRETVAFGGIVSDIREVTTKKKETMAYVTIEDMKGSVSVIVFADLYRKAFSILHGEEPVLIKGTLDVNEESIKVIASDANILADALEKPFSSVHFTVDVGKSEGKDIELIKELLQKHKGKYDGYIHLIVADKSETVIYLGKDLKLNISDDMKREADNVLGPGATQFK
- a CDS encoding DUF1285 domain-containing protein yields the protein MKTTNGDGITPCNIRIDKEGVWYYRDVEMFRKEIVNFFYKNLKRDELGRYIVEIKDERCYLDVEDTPFVVKMVRQSRSKGVKGKALYILLNDQTEEKLDPSTLWIEKDNVLYCSVKNNKFYARFLRASYYQIANYIEYDRERNDYFIPLDGCHYYIRNVAEKRS